One Gemmatimonadaceae bacterium genomic region harbors:
- a CDS encoding sel1 repeat family protein translates to MPAPSSQPPAPPPTRRALDAHEKVIIGVTVPGLMVVAIALLTLPSPDAGDARVAPMVTAVRAPVAAPVVDSARQVDSVVPALPIAPKPTAVTKPALAKAKEQAKAPAPTPAPSKSAAKVPTPPRVADNPTRRRGSLCEQHVTAGAWNDAFDACASEAASGKALAQRQLAMLYLEGRGTGRSDQQATKWFTDAANNGDIESMFQFALALERGRGIKKDQSAALRWYTRAADGGHAAAQYALGQAYERGRLGARKDKRQALEWYRKAADQNFGDAADKVRALTR, encoded by the coding sequence ATGCCCGCACCCTCCTCGCAGCCACCGGCACCACCACCCACTCGACGCGCGCTTGACGCGCACGAGAAAGTGATCATTGGAGTCACCGTGCCGGGACTGATGGTCGTGGCGATTGCCCTACTGACACTGCCTTCGCCGGATGCCGGTGATGCACGCGTGGCGCCGATGGTGACTGCAGTCAGGGCACCGGTGGCCGCACCGGTGGTCGACTCGGCGCGCCAGGTCGACTCTGTCGTCCCGGCGTTGCCGATTGCCCCGAAGCCGACGGCCGTCACCAAGCCGGCGCTTGCAAAGGCCAAGGAGCAGGCAAAGGCACCTGCCCCAACGCCTGCTCCGTCGAAATCCGCAGCCAAGGTGCCAACTCCGCCACGGGTCGCCGACAATCCCACCCGTCGCCGCGGATCACTCTGTGAGCAGCACGTTACCGCTGGGGCATGGAACGATGCGTTTGACGCGTGCGCCAGCGAGGCGGCAAGCGGGAAGGCGCTGGCCCAGCGACAATTGGCAATGCTGTACCTCGAAGGTCGGGGAACGGGGCGCAGCGACCAGCAGGCCACGAAGTGGTTCACCGATGCGGCCAACAATGGAGACATCGAGTCGATGTTTCAATTCGCGCTCGCGCTTGAGCGCGGGCGCGGCATCAAGAAGGACCAGTCGGCCGCACTGCGTTGGTACACACGCGCCGCGGACGGTGGACACGCGGCGGCGCAATACGCACTGGGACAGGCGTACGAACGCGGACGACTCGGCGCGCGCAAAGACAAGCGTCAGGCGCTTGAGTGGTATCGCAAGGCCGCCGACCAGAATTTCGGCGACGCCGCGGACAAAGTGCGCGCCCTGACCCGCTGA
- a CDS encoding toll/interleukin-1 receptor domain-containing protein has product MPRRKKIFLSYRRGDTAGHVGRLHDELVRVFGAHRVFMDVGGIAPGDDFVNVLRQGLAESVVVLVAMGPRWAGINDDGTRRIDDPNDFVHLEVATALADSRARVIPVLCEGAKMPTDSWLPAPLRALTRRQAFEVSDMRWRHDVDALFDAVKHSVPVAGRFKRAALRAAGALGLVALLAAGAVWTVRTLAERFADDAKTPGNRTAGVLPRDGSSGNQATRDRSRRGDTPMPSAPPPRVVPPNVISSVAGELARARREWVTDAVVTSIDLNCSSGRDGACPLRIRLYSASRVASLDASREAPDSAWTYRQNGGSSRTPALSLEIVELDRILAAMRAEGITSDLDRARLEQVQLQNGTTAPRWTIWPRDRQQAGREGRLCYEPQSGTRVDCRTGQ; this is encoded by the coding sequence ATGCCTCGTCGCAAGAAGATCTTCCTGAGCTACCGGCGCGGTGACACGGCAGGTCACGTCGGACGACTGCACGACGAGCTCGTGCGCGTCTTTGGCGCTCACCGCGTGTTCATGGACGTGGGCGGTATTGCCCCCGGGGACGATTTCGTCAACGTGCTGCGGCAAGGACTCGCCGAGTCCGTGGTAGTGCTGGTGGCCATGGGTCCGCGTTGGGCCGGTATCAATGATGATGGCACGCGACGCATCGACGACCCCAATGACTTTGTTCACCTCGAAGTGGCGACCGCGCTGGCCGATTCGCGGGCCCGGGTCATCCCAGTGCTCTGCGAAGGCGCCAAGATGCCAACGGACTCGTGGTTGCCGGCACCGCTCCGCGCACTCACCCGACGCCAGGCGTTTGAAGTGAGTGACATGCGTTGGCGTCACGACGTGGATGCCCTGTTCGACGCCGTCAAGCACTCGGTTCCGGTTGCGGGGCGTTTCAAACGGGCGGCGCTGCGCGCGGCCGGCGCGCTCGGTCTGGTGGCGCTGCTGGCAGCAGGTGCCGTGTGGACCGTGCGGACACTCGCCGAACGATTCGCCGACGACGCGAAGACCCCGGGCAATCGAACCGCAGGGGTGCTGCCCCGTGATGGTTCGTCGGGCAATCAGGCGACGCGTGATCGGTCTCGACGCGGCGACACGCCGATGCCTTCGGCACCACCACCTCGCGTCGTCCCTCCCAACGTGATCAGCTCGGTTGCTGGAGAGCTTGCCCGCGCGCGCCGTGAGTGGGTGACCGACGCGGTGGTGACGTCCATTGACCTCAACTGCTCCTCCGGACGCGACGGCGCATGTCCCTTGCGAATTCGCCTGTACTCAGCAAGCCGCGTCGCCAGCCTCGATGCGTCGCGCGAGGCACCCGACTCGGCGTGGACCTATCGGCAGAATGGCGGATCGAGCCGAACGCCGGCGTTGTCACTGGAGATTGTCGAGCTGGACCGGATTCTGGCGGCCATGCGCGCCGAGGGGATCACCAGTGATCTCGATCGGGCCCGACTCGAACAGGTCCAATTGCAAAATGGCACAACCGCGCCGCGGTGGACCATCTGGCCGCGCGATCGACAGCAGGCGGGTCGGGAGGGACGATTGTGCTACGAGCCGCAGAGCGGGACACGCGTAGACTGTCGCACCGGCCAATGA
- the msrA gene encoding peptide-methionine (S)-S-oxide reductase MsrA — MTSPDAGTPATEVALLAGGCFWGVEEILRAVPGVVATEVGYTGGWLPNPTYHDTHDSKSGHAEAVRITFDPSVLSYESLLEDWFFKLHDPTTKNRQGNDTGTQYRSAIFYASPEQQATAERVKARVDASGKWPRPITTEIAEASTWYRGEEYHQDYLQKNPGGYTCHWMRE, encoded by the coding sequence ATGACGTCTCCTGATGCCGGGACGCCGGCCACGGAGGTGGCGCTGCTGGCCGGCGGCTGTTTCTGGGGTGTCGAGGAGATTCTGCGGGCGGTGCCCGGCGTGGTGGCAACGGAAGTCGGATACACGGGTGGCTGGTTACCCAATCCCACGTACCACGACACGCACGACAGCAAGTCCGGTCATGCGGAAGCGGTGCGCATCACGTTCGATCCGTCGGTGCTGTCGTATGAGTCGTTGCTGGAAGACTGGTTCTTCAAGCTGCACGATCCCACCACGAAGAATCGTCAGGGCAACGATACGGGAACGCAGTATCGTTCGGCCATCTTTTATGCGTCACCGGAGCAGCAGGCCACCGCGGAGCGCGTGAAGGCGCGCGTGGACGCATCGGGAAAGTGGCCGCGCCCGATTACCACGGAAATCGCGGAAGCGTCGACGTGGTATCGCGGCGAAGAGTACCATCAGGACTATCTGCAGAAGAATCCTGGCGGGTATACCTGTCACTGGATGCGCGAGTAA
- the msrB gene encoding peptide-methionine (R)-S-oxide reductase MsrB: MSDYTKPSPDELARTLTPEQYAVTQQCGTEPPFRNAYWDNHAAGLYVDVVTGEPLFASTDKFDSGSGWPSFTRPVAPNVEEKVDVSHGMRRVEVRSRHGDSHLGHVFPDGPRAEGGLRYCINSASLRFIPVAELEPAGYGEFKAIFSENAK; the protein is encoded by the coding sequence ATGTCCGACTACACCAAGCCTTCGCCTGACGAACTCGCGCGTACCCTGACGCCCGAGCAATACGCCGTAACCCAGCAGTGCGGCACCGAACCGCCTTTTCGAAACGCCTATTGGGACAACCATGCGGCTGGATTGTACGTGGACGTGGTGACCGGCGAGCCGCTCTTCGCCTCAACCGACAAGTTCGATTCCGGCAGCGGGTGGCCCAGCTTCACGCGGCCGGTGGCACCGAACGTCGAGGAGAAAGTGGACGTATCGCATGGCATGCGGCGGGTGGAAGTCCGCTCGCGCCACGGCGATTCGCATCTGGGTCACGTGTTTCCGGACGGCCCGCGCGCGGAAGGCGGACTGCGCTACTGCATCAACTCCGCATCGCTACGCTTCATTCCGGTGGCCGAGCTGGAGCCGGCCGGATATGGGGAGTTCAAGGCGATCTTCAGTGAGAACGCCAAGTGA
- a CDS encoding NAD(P)-dependent oxidoreductase, with translation MTSIAFLGTGLLGSAFIEAASARGDSITVWNRTASKAQALTRFGVSVADSPANAVAGANRVHLVLKDDAVVEAVIAALRPGLSSDAIIVDHTTTQPVLTAERARRLNAAGVHYLHCPVFIGPAAARKGEGSILAAGPAELFEAVKPALERMATKVHYFGERPDLAAAYKLFGNAFIIGVSALVADVFSIAASADVPPLDSLNVLDFVNPFTTIAGRGRNMAAGNYAASFELAMARKDVRLMMETAGALPLATLPGIAARMDSLIADGHGSDDLSVLGKAAIGK, from the coding sequence ATGACCTCCATCGCATTCCTCGGAACAGGCCTGCTGGGCTCGGCCTTCATTGAAGCCGCTTCGGCGCGCGGCGACTCCATCACGGTCTGGAACCGAACCGCCAGCAAGGCGCAGGCACTGACACGCTTTGGGGTGTCGGTCGCCGATTCCCCGGCCAACGCGGTTGCTGGTGCGAATCGCGTGCACTTGGTCCTGAAGGATGATGCCGTCGTCGAAGCGGTGATTGCGGCGCTCCGGCCTGGGCTGTCGTCCGACGCCATCATCGTTGACCACACCACCACACAACCGGTGCTCACGGCCGAGCGCGCGCGGCGACTGAATGCGGCCGGTGTGCATTACCTGCACTGCCCCGTGTTCATCGGCCCGGCGGCGGCGCGAAAGGGTGAAGGGTCCATTCTCGCTGCGGGTCCCGCCGAACTGTTCGAGGCCGTGAAGCCGGCATTGGAACGCATGGCCACCAAGGTGCACTACTTCGGTGAGCGCCCCGACCTGGCCGCCGCGTACAAGCTGTTTGGCAACGCGTTCATCATTGGGGTCAGCGCGTTGGTGGCCGATGTCTTCTCCATCGCGGCCAGCGCGGACGTGCCGCCACTGGACTCACTGAACGTGCTGGACTTCGTCAATCCGTTCACCACCATCGCCGGACGCGGACGCAACATGGCGGCGGGCAACTATGCGGCCAGCTTCGAGCTGGCCATGGCCCGCAAGGATGTGCGCTTGATGATGGAAACGGCCGGGGCATTGCCACTCGCCACACTCCCCGGCATTGCGGCGCGTATGGACAGTCTCATTGCCGACGGTCATGGCAGCGACGACCTGTCGGTGTTGGGCAAGGCGGCGATCGGAAAATGA
- a CDS encoding FKBP-type peptidyl-prolyl cis-trans isomerase, producing the protein MVSSTVRARRPVRRTIATAVGGVSVALTAACASAPATPPSTSSATEANLGLVDTRIGTGARATTRQCLYVHYVGTLADGRLFESSRTPLPNGQTPSPIVFELGTGSVMPGWEKGLPAMQVGGTRRLFVPYRLAYGASGRPPAIPPRTDLVFDIELMAVAAPLPTSSNAPRAETARTCPAWTSVNRQR; encoded by the coding sequence ATGGTGTCATCCACAGTGCGCGCGCGCCGACCAGTGCGTCGAACTATCGCGACGGCGGTCGGCGGCGTCTCCGTGGCCTTGACCGCGGCGTGTGCATCGGCGCCGGCGACACCGCCGTCCACATCGTCTGCGACGGAGGCCAACCTTGGCCTCGTTGACACGCGCATCGGCACCGGGGCGCGCGCCACCACACGGCAGTGTCTGTATGTGCACTATGTCGGCACGCTGGCCGACGGTCGCCTGTTTGAATCGTCGCGCACACCGCTGCCCAACGGACAAACACCATCGCCAATCGTGTTCGAGTTGGGTACAGGGAGCGTGATGCCGGGTTGGGAGAAAGGACTACCGGCCATGCAGGTGGGCGGTACCCGTCGCCTGTTCGTACCGTATCGCCTGGCGTATGGTGCCAGTGGTCGACCACCAGCCATCCCGCCGCGCACCGATCTCGTGTTCGATATCGAACTCATGGCGGTAGCGGCACCGCTCCCGACGTCCAGCAACGCGCCACGCGCCGAAACCGCCCGCACCTGCCCGGCCTGGACGTCCGTCAATCGCCAGCGTTAA
- a CDS encoding NUDIX domain-containing protein, which translates to MNTPLETRIGVGILVVRDGCVLLGERLGSHGAGTWAPPGGHLEDGEDIAACAARELREETGLLLGDWHAGPWSVDAFPEIGRRYVTLFLVADRLDGEPQLCEPDKCAQWRWFPWTDLPSPLFSPLASLVASGQRPVA; encoded by the coding sequence ATGAATACGCCGCTTGAAACCCGCATCGGCGTCGGCATCCTGGTCGTGCGGGACGGGTGCGTGCTACTGGGCGAACGCCTTGGCAGCCACGGGGCGGGAACGTGGGCGCCGCCCGGCGGCCATCTCGAGGACGGAGAGGATATCGCCGCCTGCGCCGCTCGGGAATTGCGCGAGGAAACGGGTCTCCTGTTGGGTGACTGGCACGCGGGTCCGTGGAGTGTCGATGCGTTCCCGGAGATCGGCCGGCGTTATGTGACGCTGTTCCTTGTCGCGGACCGTCTTGATGGCGAGCCACAGCTCTGCGAACCCGACAAGTGCGCGCAATGGCGCTGGTTCCCATGGACCGACCTGCCCTCACCGTTGTTCAGTCCGCTGGCATCGCTGGTCGCTTCGGGACAACGACCGGTGGCTTGA
- a CDS encoding TonB family protein: MVLPNEAPLSDKPTFLAPLVQARPHPVQEQLSYAALGGTPVPDQLPKAGAPPAAAVKELAIADVVGGGDNKVPSEAHVAEALPVFSEIEVDSAAARDPDSEGPVYPPTLMAKGIEGSVLATFVVDTSGRPDVDTYIALESTNPLFSLAVRDALPRMKFRPAKRNNEPVRQQVELRFSFRVVKPPVVVPKRPAMPAD; this comes from the coding sequence GTGGTGCTGCCCAACGAGGCACCCCTCTCGGACAAGCCGACGTTCCTGGCCCCGCTCGTTCAAGCGCGACCACACCCGGTGCAGGAGCAATTGAGCTATGCCGCGCTGGGCGGTACACCAGTGCCGGATCAGTTGCCGAAGGCAGGTGCGCCGCCGGCTGCCGCGGTGAAGGAACTGGCCATCGCCGACGTTGTCGGAGGCGGCGACAACAAGGTGCCATCGGAGGCCCACGTGGCCGAGGCGCTGCCGGTATTCTCGGAAATCGAAGTCGACTCGGCCGCGGCGCGCGATCCCGACAGCGAAGGACCGGTCTATCCTCCGACGCTGATGGCCAAGGGCATTGAGGGGTCGGTGCTGGCCACCTTCGTGGTCGACACCAGTGGACGACCGGATGTGGACACATACATCGCGCTGGAGTCCACCAATCCGCTGTTCTCGCTGGCGGTGCGTGATGCGTTGCCGCGCATGAAGTTCCGTCCTGCCAAGCGCAACAACGAGCCGGTGCGCCAGCAGGTGGAATTGCGTTTTTCATTCCGCGTGGTCAAGCCACCGGTCGTTGTCCCGAAGCGACCAGCGATGCCAGCGGACTGA
- a CDS encoding response regulator transcription factor: protein MIERVLIVDDEPLARERIADLARALAPSATLKEAGNGDTAVELIQGWAPDVVLLDIQMPARSGFEVVATIGAERMPPTIFVTAHDEFAIRAFEVAAVDYLLKPFDDERFAAAWQRVTTRHSTGELVAQARVLSSLLSTSGVAATLQAPAAGPTAAWTDRLVVKQDQRTMVVMLADVQYIESDGNYVILHVGRDRYQLRETLSSIESRLDPHRFMRIHRRTIVEIRAMKELQPWFGGDQIMILRDGTKLRVSRNYRAVVARRLAGEV, encoded by the coding sequence ATGATTGAGCGTGTCCTTATCGTTGACGACGAGCCACTGGCCCGCGAACGCATTGCCGACCTTGCACGCGCACTTGCGCCGTCTGCGACCTTGAAGGAAGCGGGCAACGGCGATACGGCCGTGGAATTGATTCAGGGCTGGGCGCCGGATGTGGTACTGCTCGACATCCAGATGCCCGCTCGCAGCGGATTTGAAGTGGTGGCAACGATCGGCGCCGAACGGATGCCGCCGACAATCTTCGTCACCGCGCACGATGAATTTGCCATTCGTGCCTTCGAGGTCGCGGCGGTGGACTATCTGCTCAAGCCGTTCGACGATGAGCGCTTTGCGGCCGCCTGGCAGCGTGTGACCACGCGACACAGCACCGGGGAGCTGGTCGCGCAGGCGCGCGTCCTCAGTAGCTTGCTCTCGACCAGTGGGGTGGCAGCCACGCTGCAAGCGCCAGCCGCCGGTCCGACGGCCGCGTGGACCGACCGCCTGGTGGTGAAGCAGGATCAGCGCACCATGGTGGTGATGCTGGCCGACGTGCAGTACATCGAGTCGGATGGCAACTACGTCATCCTGCACGTCGGGCGCGATCGGTATCAGTTGCGCGAGACACTCAGCAGTATCGAGTCGCGACTCGATCCGCATCGCTTCATGCGCATTCATCGTCGCACCATCGTGGAAATTCGCGCCATGAAAGAGTTGCAGCCGTGGTTTGGCGGTGATCAGATCATGATCCTGCGCGACGGCACGAAATTGCGGGTCAGTCGCAACTATCGCGCGGTCGTGGCGCGTCGTCTGGCGGGCGAGGTGTAG
- a CDS encoding histidine kinase: protein MSPERRFRLFLLGFWIVPALVGTLGFQLVPSRLNPGLSLGALLVSQLGMWGMWSLWSMLIWTVGDRAPFERPHLMRAFAVHAPLGLAVVVVQILLQAELSIAFGLTQRRGLESTIVIGVRSYGDVFVVLFCAIVGAQIAFRWYANWQAQRVVAARMGEDLAQAQLRALQAQLNPHFLFNALNSVVTLIGRDPALAQRTVVRLADLLRATLRSGDAQEVPLSQELELTRRYLDIEQVRFADRLSVRWDLADDIETVVPAFALQPLVENALVHGIAQRSGAGTLVISAGRDAGDVVLRVCDNGPGPHMPTRASNGAGVGLANLRARLERLYGDAASLTLQVREEGGAEAVLRIPFRPVAT from the coding sequence GTGAGTCCGGAGCGACGCTTTCGGCTGTTCCTGCTGGGATTCTGGATTGTACCGGCGCTGGTGGGCACACTCGGATTTCAGTTGGTACCATCGCGTCTCAACCCCGGCTTGTCGCTGGGCGCGTTATTGGTCTCGCAGCTGGGCATGTGGGGCATGTGGAGCCTCTGGTCGATGCTCATCTGGACGGTCGGCGATCGGGCGCCGTTCGAACGCCCGCATCTGATGCGCGCCTTCGCCGTTCACGCGCCCCTTGGCCTCGCTGTCGTGGTGGTGCAGATCCTGCTGCAGGCGGAACTGTCCATTGCCTTCGGCCTGACGCAACGTCGCGGACTGGAGAGCACGATCGTCATCGGCGTGCGTTCGTACGGCGACGTCTTCGTCGTGCTGTTCTGCGCCATCGTCGGGGCGCAGATCGCGTTTCGGTGGTATGCCAACTGGCAGGCGCAGCGCGTGGTGGCGGCGCGCATGGGCGAGGATCTCGCGCAGGCGCAACTGCGCGCGCTGCAGGCGCAGCTCAATCCGCATTTCCTGTTCAATGCGTTGAACTCGGTTGTCACGCTGATTGGCCGCGACCCGGCGCTGGCCCAACGGACGGTGGTGCGTCTGGCCGACCTGCTCCGTGCCACCTTGCGATCGGGTGATGCCCAGGAAGTCCCGCTGTCGCAGGAGCTCGAATTGACACGCCGCTATCTCGACATCGAGCAGGTGCGATTCGCCGACCGGCTTTCCGTGCGCTGGGATCTCGCCGATGATATCGAGACGGTCGTGCCGGCATTTGCCCTCCAGCCGCTGGTGGAGAACGCGCTGGTGCACGGGATCGCCCAACGGTCAGGGGCGGGAACGCTGGTTATCAGCGCCGGACGTGATGCGGGCGATGTTGTGCTGCGCGTGTGCGACAACGGACCGGGACCGCACATGCCGACGCGCGCCTCGAACGGGGCGGGCGTGGGCCTTGCCAATCTGCGCGCCCGACTCGAACGGCTTTATGGAGACGCCGCGTCGCTCACCCTGCAGGTGCGCGAAGAGGGCGGTGCCGAAGCCGTGTTGCGGATCCCCTTCCGACCAGTCGCGACCTGA